In Helicobacter mastomyrinus, the sequence AAAATTAAGGAAAAATCCCACTTCACTACTTTGGAAGTTTTGTAAAGAAGCATTAAGACGATGATCTTTGGGTGTGTCTTTATCAGGTGTTTGCATAAGATTCAGGGCAGTTTTAAGTTTCTCTGCAATACTATGTATTTTTGTCATATTATGCTTGTTTTCTAAGGATTCAAAGGCGTAGATTTGCTCTAATGCTAAATAATAAGGATTTTGATTTTCCTCATATAAATATTTTGCCTGTAAAGAAGCGTTGAGATAATCTTTTTGTGCGACATACAAATCTAAGAGAATCTGTCCTTTAAAGGGGAATTGTGCGGCAATATTTGAAGCCTGCTTGAATTTTTGCTGATAGGCATAAATAAGAATAAGATTACGTGCATTCTCAATCGTAGGGTTTTCATTAAATATATGTTCAAAAAACTGCTCTATTTTATCAACCTTGGCAAATCTCGCATATACATCAATGCTAAATTTACAAAAGCTCCCAGTGCAGCCATAAGATTCAATATGTGAATCTAAAATTCGCAATGCCTCTTTTTCGTGGGATTGTGCAATTTCTATGACAATGATTTTTTGCACAATATCAGGATTTTTGGTCGCATTATAAGCCCGATTTAAATATTTTAATGCTTCTTTGTATTCGCCTCTGCTTGCTAGGAGCGAACCTAAAATATCATCAAGTATAGGAGATGGCTCACTTTTAGCAATACTTTTTGCTTCTTCAAG encodes:
- a CDS encoding tetratricopeptide repeat protein, with product MRIIMALFCFICLSYGAFNEDDYLFEALDYEAQNQFEKARDLYLVLYEETKKLEYFKEAIVLSSSLNNPSATLDFANEYIAQGGEKDLTLRKVFLDCYLKLGLSERALEEAKSIAKSEPSPILDDILGSLLASRGEYKEALKYLNRAYNATKNPDIVQKIIVIEIAQSHEKEALRILDSHIESYGCTGSFCKFSIDVYARFAKVDKIEQFFEHIFNENPTIENARNLILIYAYQQKFKQASNIAAQFPFKGQILLDLYVAQKDYLNASLQAKYLYEENQNPYYLALEQIYAFESLENKHNMTKIHSIAEKLKTALNLMQTPDKDTPKDHRLNASLQNFQSSEVGFFLNFLGYLMIDYDIDIKEGVGHVKKALEISPLNPAYLDSLAWGYYKLKDCANAKETFGLIPQNDVKKEQELQEHKNLIDKCAIP